The window TACCAAATACTTTGTTTCATGCTAGACTAGTTAATAAGTTAGAATGAGGTATTTGTAATGACAGACTATAAGATTGATACGATACTAGCCCGAACGGGTATTAACAATGATGAAAAAACAGGGGCCTTGATTTCCCCTATCCACCTTTCGACCACCTATCAGCATCCTGAATTTGGTCAATCGACAGGTTTTGACTATACGCGGACCAAGAATCCGACCAGAGCTAGCTTGGAGAAGACCTTAGCGGCCATTGAAAAGGCTGATTATGCCCTGGTGACCAGTTCTGGTATGGCTGCCCTGGTCTTGCTCTTTAACGGTTTTCCTGTTGGCAGCAAGGTAGTTGCGGCGCGTGACCTTTACGGAGGTTCTTTCCGCTGGTTCAATGAGCAGGAGCAGTTGGGGCGCTTTAGCTTCACCTATGCCAACACCGAGGAAGAGCTCCTAGCTGCCATCACAGACCAGACAGATTATGTTTTCCTTGAAACACCGACCAATCCTCTCATGGTCGAGTTTGACATTGCTAAGGTTTCGGCTGTCGCCCATGCCAAAGGAGCCAAGGTGATTGTCGATAACACCTTTTACAGCCCTATCTACCAAAATCCTCTTACTCTTGGAGCCGATGTGGTCTTGCATTCTGCGACCAAGTACCTGTCAGGGCATAATGATGTATTGGCAGGTGTGCTCATGACCAATGACCAAGCTCTCTACGACAAACTCTTCTATGACCAAAATACCACAGGTCCAACCCTCTCGCCCCTAGATGCCTACCTTCTCATGCGTGGACTGAAAACCCTCTCTCTGCGTATGGAACGGTCAACGCAAAATGCCCAGAAGATTGTCGCCTACTTGCAAGCCAGCCCAGCTGTTAAGCAGGTCTATTACACGGGCAAGGGTGGCATGATTTCTGTCAAGGTAGCGGATGAAGGTCGCATTCCTCACATTCTCAATACCCTAGAGGTCTTTACCTTTGCGGAAAGTTTGGGAGGAGTGGAGAGCTTGATTACCTACCCAGCCACTCAGACCCACGCAGATATTCCAGCTGAAACCCGCCATTCTTACGGACTAACGGATGACTTGCTCCGTCTGTCTATTGGCATTGAGGATGCGGATGACTTGATTGCAGATTTGAAAACAGCCTTGGAGGGATAAGATATGACCCAGTATGATTTTACAACTAGGCCTAATCGCTTAAATCACCATTCAGAAAAGTGGAAGGCCAGTGAGCAGGATCCAGAACTCTTACAGCTTTGGGTCGCTGACATGGATTTTGAAGCCCTGCCCGAAATTCGCGCTGCCATTCGCCAGTATGCAGACCAACATATCTTCGGCTATCCCTACGCTAGTGATTCTCTCTATCAATCCATAATCGATTGGGAAAAAGACCAACATGGCTATGAAATCAGCAAAGAAAGTATTGTTCTAATTGAGGGAGTGGTGCCAGCCCTCTCAGTTGCTATACAGTCTCTTACTGAGGAGGGAGATGCCGTTCTTATCAATACTCCTGTCTACCCTCCCTTTGCCCGTACAGTAAAATTGAACAATCGCCAATTGGTGACGAATTCACTGCAGGTGGTGGACGGACAGTTCCAGATTGATTTTGAACAATTGGAGCGTGACCTTGTAGAGCAGGAAGTGAAACTCTATATTTTCTGCAATCCCCATAATCCAGGTGGTCGTGTTTGGTCCAGGGATGAGGTAGAAAAAATTGGTCAATTGTGCCGTAAACACAAGGTCTTGCTAGTTTCAGATGAGATCCATCAAGATCTGACCCTTTATGGAAACCAGCACCATAGTTTCAACACTGTGAGTCCGGATTTTAAGGATTTTTCACTTGTTTTATCGTCTGCAACAAAAACCTTCAACATTGCAGGAACGAAAAATAGTTTTGCTATTATTGAAAATCCACAATTGAGAAAGGCTTTTACTAGAAGACAGTTGGTCAATAACCAGCACGAAATTCCAGCCATTGGCTTGATTACGACTGAAACAGCCTTTCGATATGGTCGTCCTTGGTTAGAGGAATTGAAGACAGTTCTTGAGAAAAATATTGATTATGTGACGGACTACCTGACTCAACAGACAAAGATTAAGGTAGTAAAACCACAAGGAACCTATCTGGTCTGGCTTGATTTTTCTGCCTATGCTTTGGAGCATAATGAATTGCATCGTAAATTGAAAGAAGAGGCAAAAGTAGTCCTAAACGATGGACAAACTTTTGGTAAAGAAGGTGTTCATCACGCCCGATTAAATGCAGCAGCACCGTTTGAAACCATAAAAGAAGCCTGTGAACGAATTGCAGGAGTGTTTGGGTAAATTTAAAAGTGTGTTCTGAATAACAGTCAGAACACACTTTTAGTTTGCTAGAAATCAAAAGGTTATACGAACATCATCTATTGAAATCGATATTTTCGATAGTCACTTGGACTCTGGTGATATTGATTTTTAAAGGCACTGCTAAATGTCAATGGATCAAAATATCCAACTGAATTCGCGATTTCTGTAATACTTAGATCGAGATTAGCAAGTAGTTGACAAGCGTGGTTCATCTTAACTTGGACAATATAATCTTTGATAGAGTAACCGGTTTCCTGCTTAAAAATTTTATACAAGTAGCTGCGACTCAACGCAAGTTGATGAGCAATTTCAGACACTTTGATTGGACTGTTGTACTGAGAATGAATGATTTTTATAGCATGATGAACGTAATTTTTGGCAAGAGTAGATGCATCTTTTAAAGATTCATTAGGAAATTCTTCTACAAGAGCTGCGAGCAATTGATTTAAATGGCCTATTAAGATTAGTTCGGTAATCATTGGATGTGTTTGATTTTTCGTATGATTGATATCAATCATCTTTTTTAATATCGGAGAATCGAGACGGGAGTGTAGATAATATTTTTCTAGAAGTTGAGTTTGAGCAAGAATAGTTTCAGCACGAGAGCCACTGAAACCTACCCAAGTATAGGTCCAAGGTTCGATTCCATCAGCCTGGTAAAAAATAGACAGATGTTTTGGGAGTACAAAAATATCTCCAGCTCTTAATTCAGTCGTTTCTCCATTGATTGTAATCTTGCCTTTTCCATTCGTAATAAAATGAAGTACATAGTTATTTCGTATAGTCGGCCCAAATGAGTAGTTCTTATCGCACTGTTCGGCGCCATAATGGTCTACGTTTAGGTCAAAGTTATGGCTATCAAGTTCATTATAGATATTCAGAATATTCATTTTCAATGCTCCTTAGGAAACATTATACCATGTTTTAGATACAAAAGGCTATTAAATAAAGCGTTTACATTTTGTAAAATAAGACCATAAAGAAGAGATGGGGGAGATGAATGTGATTGAGATTCATGAAAGAAAACAGATATTTCACCTGAAAACAAGAGAATTCTCTTATATCATCCAAGTGTTGGAAACAGGAGATCTGGTTCATCGTTATTTTGGGAAAAAAATCAAAAAATTTAGCGATGGAAACAAAATAACATATTTAGATCGGGCCTTTTCTCCTAGTCCAATTACTGGAGATAGGACATACTCGTTGGATGTCCTCCCGCTCGAATACTCAAGCAGTGGTCTGGGAGATTTTAGGACTTCTGCACTAGATGTTCGAAATGAATTTGGAACGACCCTAGATTTAAAATTTAAATCCTATAGAACCTATAAAGGAAAAAAAGAGTTAAATGGGTTACCAGCGAGTTTTGGCAACACAGAAGAAGTAGAGAGTCTTGAAATTGATCTTTATGATCAGTTGGCAGATGTTACTGTAACACTTCAGTATTCTGTTTTTGAAGAAGCTTCTTATCTTGCACGGTCAGCTACAATTCAAACTGGCAAATATCCGTGTAAATTAGAGAAGGCATTATCTGCAACGGTTGATTTTCCACATCAGGATTTCATTGTTCACAGCTTGACTGGACGTTATGCTTATGAAAAAGAGTGGACACAGACTCCATTGACAAAAGGTCAGTATTCGATTGGTAGCATTCGAGGTGCCTCAAGTCACTCAAGAACACCCTTCTTAGCACTATCCTCACCCGATGCAGGTGAGGATAAGGGCGAAGTTTATGCAGCTCACCTTGTCTATAGCGGAAACTTTACAGCCTTTGTCGAAACAACTGCTATGGAGACAAGCCGATTGGGATTAGGATTGGAAAGTCACTATTTCTCATGGCAATTGGATAAGGATGACCGGTTTCAAACTCCAGAAGTTCTCTTATCGTATACTGATAAAGGATTTACTGGCATGACACAGAATAGTCATCACTTTATCACAAAGCACCTCATTCGATCATCGTTTGTAAACAAACCAAGACCAGTTTTAATCAATAACTGGGAAGCGACCTATTTTGAATTTACAGAAGAAAAGATTTTACAGTTAGCTCAGGTCGCAAGTCGAGCTGGTATTGAATTGTTTGTTTTGGATGATGGTTGGTTTGGTAAACGAAACAATGATGAAAGTTCATTGGGTGATTGGAAAGTCAATTTGGATAAGTTGCCAAATG is drawn from Streptococcus sp. 29892 and contains these coding sequences:
- a CDS encoding cystathionine gamma-synthase gives rise to the protein MTDYKIDTILARTGINNDEKTGALISPIHLSTTYQHPEFGQSTGFDYTRTKNPTRASLEKTLAAIEKADYALVTSSGMAALVLLFNGFPVGSKVVAARDLYGGSFRWFNEQEQLGRFSFTYANTEEELLAAITDQTDYVFLETPTNPLMVEFDIAKVSAVAHAKGAKVIVDNTFYSPIYQNPLTLGADVVLHSATKYLSGHNDVLAGVLMTNDQALYDKLFYDQNTTGPTLSPLDAYLLMRGLKTLSLRMERSTQNAQKIVAYLQASPAVKQVYYTGKGGMISVKVADEGRIPHILNTLEVFTFAESLGGVESLITYPATQTHADIPAETRHSYGLTDDLLRLSIGIEDADDLIADLKTALEG
- a CDS encoding MalY/PatB family protein — translated: MTQYDFTTRPNRLNHHSEKWKASEQDPELLQLWVADMDFEALPEIRAAIRQYADQHIFGYPYASDSLYQSIIDWEKDQHGYEISKESIVLIEGVVPALSVAIQSLTEEGDAVLINTPVYPPFARTVKLNNRQLVTNSLQVVDGQFQIDFEQLERDLVEQEVKLYIFCNPHNPGGRVWSRDEVEKIGQLCRKHKVLLVSDEIHQDLTLYGNQHHSFNTVSPDFKDFSLVLSSATKTFNIAGTKNSFAIIENPQLRKAFTRRQLVNNQHEIPAIGLITTETAFRYGRPWLEELKTVLEKNIDYVTDYLTQQTKIKVVKPQGTYLVWLDFSAYALEHNELHRKLKEEAKVVLNDGQTFGKEGVHHARLNAAAPFETIKEACERIAGVFG
- a CDS encoding AraC family transcriptional regulator, giving the protein MNILNIYNELDSHNFDLNVDHYGAEQCDKNYSFGPTIRNNYVLHFITNGKGKITINGETTELRAGDIFVLPKHLSIFYQADGIEPWTYTWVGFSGSRAETILAQTQLLEKYYLHSRLDSPILKKMIDINHTKNQTHPMITELILIGHLNQLLAALVEEFPNESLKDASTLAKNYVHHAIKIIHSQYNSPIKVSEIAHQLALSRSYLYKIFKQETGYSIKDYIVQVKMNHACQLLANLDLSITEIANSVGYFDPLTFSSAFKNQYHQSPSDYRKYRFQ
- a CDS encoding alpha-galactosidase, which produces MNVIEIHERKQIFHLKTREFSYIIQVLETGDLVHRYFGKKIKKFSDGNKITYLDRAFSPSPITGDRTYSLDVLPLEYSSSGLGDFRTSALDVRNEFGTTLDLKFKSYRTYKGKKELNGLPASFGNTEEVESLEIDLYDQLADVTVTLQYSVFEEASYLARSATIQTGKYPCKLEKALSATVDFPHQDFIVHSLTGRYAYEKEWTQTPLTKGQYSIGSIRGASSHSRTPFLALSSPDAGEDKGEVYAAHLVYSGNFTAFVETTAMETSRLGLGLESHYFSWQLDKDDRFQTPEVLLSYTDKGFTGMTQNSHHFITKHLIRSSFVNKPRPVLINNWEATYFEFTEEKILQLAQVASRAGIELFVLDDGWFGKRNNDESSLGDWKVNLDKLPNGLNGLAERINELGMKFGLWFEPEMISIDSNLYREHPDWAIRTEGRLPIYSREQLVLDLTKQEVCDYIIDSVSSILESANIAYVKWDMNRNITNIPEGLANDQRFEFHHRYMLGLYRVLDNLTKRFPDILFESCSGGGGRNDLGIMYYMPQAWASDDTDAIERLSIQEGTSLIYPPSSIGAHVSAVPNHQVGRITPLTTRGNVAMMGGAFGYELDLTKLSEKELDEISQQIESYHSIRETIQFGQLYRLKKTTNTWAANYVSQDKNQAVFTFVKILAKPEAPLLHVRLKGLDPDALYECPQLGETFYGDELMNIGLTMPHVQKDYFSVQYIFNKI